GGGGCCTACCACTTCGGCTACGTGGTGTCCCCCATCCTCAAAGACGCTGCTTCTGGGCTTTATATGCTCATGCCGGGGGTAGCTGAAGGTGATGGTTCGCCTTTGCTGGCCTTCTTGCACACTCCTCACAGAAAGCCCACCCCCTTGGCCCTGGTCCTTTTAGGGCTTAGAAGGGAGTCGGTGCTGGTTAAATAGGAACTGGGGGCCTTTCGGGGCCCTCAGGTGAGCGTCAATGCGGCCCAGGCCTCGCTCCCTAGCCGGCGAGAACGGTAGTCCGGACTTCCTGCTTCCTAAACCTTCCCTCTTTCAGGTCCCTGGCGATCTGCCCCAGAAAAGCGCCCAGGATAAGGCCGAAGTTCATCACCAGAGTGAGGTTCACCAGGTCTGCCAGGAAGTTAGCTGCGCACACCTCCACTTACCTCCTTTCTGCCCTAAGGATACCAGGACATCTCCCTACAATAGTAGCGTGGACGGAAGGGCCCACGAGCGGCTGACCCTCTTTCACCTGGCCTGGACCGGGCTGGCGCTTTCGGCCCTCATGCCTGACCACGCCCCTCAGGTCTCCTTGCTCTACATGGCGGGCGGGGCGGTGGGGACTCTCTACCTCTCCCCCGACATCGATCTTCCCGACTCTCGCGCTTCCAAGCGGTGGGGCTTTCTCTCCCTTCTTTGGGAACCCTACCGCGCCCTCCACCCTCACCGAGGGGCCTCCCACTCCTGGGTGTACGGCCCTCTGTCCCGCCTCCTCTACCTCCTCTTCCCCCCCTTTGTCCTCCTCCTGGTGCTAGGGGTAGACCCAGCGCCCCTCCTCGCTCCCCTCCTTGACCTGAAGGTGAGCGTTCCCGTCCTCGCTGGCTACCTCTTTTCCCAGTGGGCCCACCTGGTCCAGGACGGCGTGGAGTTCCGGGTGTTCTAGAAGGGAAAAGCGCCCTCCCCCTTCCTCGCCTTCCGGCGGTCGGGGCCCGTTACCCTAACCTCCCAATCCACCCGGGAGAGGGCGGCCTCGCCGTCTTACCCAGAAAGGGGGCGGTCCTGGGTAAGACGCTCCTGACCGCCCGCCTCCAGGGCCCGGAGTAGCCCCTCGAGGGCCCCCATCTCCCCCCTGAGCCTCGCCTCCCACCGCGCGAGGGCCGCTTCGGGGGAGAGGAGAGGGCTCGTGGGCAAGCCCCCTCCTGGGAAGGCCAGGTAGAGGCTCCTGCCCATCACCTGAAACCAGAAGGGACCGAGGACCTTCCGTACCTCCAGTAGGGCCTGGCCTAGGGGCGTGTCCTCGCCGATGGGCTCCCAATACCCCCAGGCCCGGAAGCGCCGGGCGAGTTCTCCCTCCAGGGCCACCTCGGGGCCAGCTTCCCTCGTGGCCACCCTCCAGGCGGCGAACAGGTAGAGGTAGAGGGCGGGGAAGGCCAAGAGGAGGAGGGGGCTCGTCCCAGGCTTCAGGACGGGGAGGCCCGAGAAGTGCCGGGCGAGGAGGGCGAGGAGGATCCCAGAAAGCATTAGGAGCGCCAAGAGGAAGGGCCAGCGCTCCCTGGGATAGGTGGGCCACCCTCTGGGGGCCAGGTGGAGAAAGGGGAAGGACTGGGGAAGCTCCACCTCGTAGAGGACCCCGGTGAAGCGGTAGCCCACGGCCCCGAAGCGCCTGGCCCCGTAGACCTGCACCTCAAAGCGGCGGAAGGGGCGGCCCAGGACCTCGCCCCGGTACTCTCCGTAGGCTTTGGGTTCCCCTTCGGGGAGAAGGGGAACGGCGGGGAGTTCTGGCTTTGGGGAGAAGACCAGGCCCAACCTCTTCGCCGCTTCCTCTTCCAGGACCCGCCTCGCTTCTTGGGCCCTCATCCCCGCCTCCCGAAGGGCCAACTCGGAGGCAAGGGAATCTCGTCCCCGTGCTCATAGGCGGTCTCCAACCAAAGCCTCCGGGCTTCCTCCAGGTTGGCCAGGGCCTCTTCCGGGGT
This DNA window, taken from Thermus aquaticus, encodes the following:
- a CDS encoding DUF2227 family putative metal-binding protein; this encodes MDGRAHERLTLFHLAWTGLALSALMPDHAPQVSLLYMAGGAVGTLYLSPDIDLPDSRASKRWGFLSLLWEPYRALHPHRGASHSWVYGPLSRLLYLLFPPFVLLLVLGVDPAPLLAPLLDLKVSVPVLAGYLFSQWAHLVQDGVEFRVF
- a CDS encoding type II toxin-antitoxin system HicB family antitoxin, with amino-acid sequence MRKPLEHYLGLEYPALLVAEPEGGYTALHPDLKGCVAVGETPEEALANLEEARRLWLETAYEHGDEIPLPPSWPFGRRG